GCTCTACCGCTGGGACGTGGCGCCCACCGGCACCACGACGCCCGTGACCATGTCGCCCAACAGCGGCCTGCCCGGCCAGGTCGGCACGGCGGCGCAGAATCCGCTCGTTGGCTTCCAGGTGGGTCGCAGCATCATCACGGCCATCGTGTTCGCGCCGTCGGTGGCCGGCTCGCGTGCGCCGCAGGGCGGCGAGTTCGCCAACGTCGGCATGCGCTTCCTGCCCGATCGTCATCTCGATACGACCGAGCAGTAACCCCGGCGGCACTGGTGGTACCGAAGCCGCCGCTTCCCTCGGGAGGCGGCGGCTTCGAACTTTGCCCCACCGCTGTGGGTATCTTGCAACAGCGCTGCCACCCCCGTCGCCGAACCCTCACTTCGTCCGGAGGCGTCATGTCTCTCGCCACCAGAACTCCGCTCACGGGGCTCGTTGCCCTGATCGCCGTGTCGCTGCTCACCGCCTGCCAGGCGGGCAAGGCGCCCGATGTGGCGGCCGCCCCGGTCTCGAGTGTGCCCATGGGAACGGGCGGCGGAACGCGCGGCTTCGGGTTGGAGGTCACGAAGCGTACCGATGGCGTGGAGACCACTGTGGCCGCATCGCGGGCTGCCGTCTTCGCCGCCCTCGAGTCGGTGTTTGCCGGCCTTCCGCTGCCGCTCACGATCCGTGACGCGGCGGCCGGTACCATCGGCAACGAAGGGTACAAGTTTCGCCGTAAGCTCGGGGACATGCCCTCGCGCAAGCTGTTCGACTGTGGGGGAAGCTCCGGCATGCCCAACGCCGAGACCTACACCATCAAGATGTCGGTGCTGACCAATGTGGCCGAGGCGGGAACGGGCAGCACGAAACTCACCACGGTCGTCGTGGCGAGCGCGGAGAATCCCAATTATCCCGGTTCCGGCGTGAGCTGTTCCTCCACCGGCGCCCTCGAGGCGCGCATTGCCGGCGATCTGCGCACGCGCCTCAACGCGACACCCCGCTGACGAACCACACCCTGATCATGCCTTCGCTCTCCCAGTGGCGCGCCCTGCGCGCTGCGTTCATTGCCGCCTGTTGCGCCATCGTGGCTCTGCCTATGGGACAGCTGGCGGCGCAGTCCGGCGCCGCCGCAGCGCCCGTGACCGGCATTGCCGGCGTGGTGGTGGACAGCGCCGGACGCACCATTCGCGATGCGCAGCTTACCGTGCGCGAGGCCGGCAAGCGCGGCGCGAACGCGCGCAAATGGGAAGCGCGCTCCGACTCCGTGGGCCGCTTCCGCATCGAAGGCATTGTGGCGGGGACGCTGCGCCTCGAGGTGCTGCGCGATGCCTACGAACCGGCGGGCTTCGATCTGCAGATCGCCAACGGGGTGGTGGCGGAAGTCCGGCTGCGTCTGGTGGAGGACGAAGTGTGGCAGCTGGCCAAGCGCGCAGCCGATTCCCTGGCGCGTGAGGACAGTATTGCCGCCGCCGCGGTGCGTGGCCGTAGCGGCGCCCCGTTGCTCGCGGCGCCAGCGGGAATGACCGCCGATAGCACGCGAGCCACCGGCACCACCGAAGTGACCTTCAGCCAGGTCATCACCGCATCATTGCCCGCGTCCACGGCGCCAGCGGGGCCACGCCGCCCGGGCGCTCCGTCCAACCTCCTCACCGGGCGTGTGCTCTCCCCCGCCGGAGAACCGGTCGCGCGCGCGCAGATCCAGGCCATGGGGACCAACTTCTTCACGCTCACCGACTCCACCGGCCGGTTCTTCTTCCGCGACCTCGCCCCCGGTCCGTACTTCGTGCGCGCACGCAAAGTTGGGTACGAGCCGGTGGTGTTCACCGCCACCCTCGCGGCCATCGACTCCATCGAAGCCGCCGTGCGGCTCACGCCGCTCCTGGGCGTGAACACCACCCGCCTCGATACCATGCGCGTCACGGCAGAGTACGACCGCATGAGTCGCCGGCTCAAGGGGTTCGAGGAGCGCCGCGCCACCATTCGCGGGCTCTTCATCGACCGCGAAGAAGTGGCCATGCGCAAGCCGCAGCTGCTCAGCGACCTGCTGCGCGGGCGCGGCAACATCACCGTGCAGCGCAACGGGGTGGGTGACACGCAGATCTTCGGGTCGCGCCTCAGCATCAGCACCGGCTACTGCCCGCTCGCGCTCATCCTCGACGGCACGCTCATCAACACCAACGGCGGGCGCATGGACAACTTCGTGCCCATCGACATGGTGGCGGCCATCGAGGTGTACAACAGTGGCACCTCGGTGCCCGGCGTGTTTGCGCGCCCGGAAACCGACTGTGGTGCGGTGATCGTTTGGACACGCTGAGGAGCGGACGCGCCGCTCCTCTCTGTCTCATTTCTTGCGCGCCTCGATCTCCGCTTGCGGATCGCGCAGCCAGATGACAATCACCGCGCAGTCGCCGTAGCGCTGGTGCTCGGGTGGTGTGGACAATCGGCTGGTGTACACCTCCATGGCCCGGATGTCCTGGGCGCGAATCATGGCTTCGGGGCCAATCGCGCCGCCGGCATCGAAGCGCACACGGTTCACGACGAACGCGGGAAAGCATCCCGTACCACGGCCCGCCACCAGGCGCTGGCTGCGGTCGCTGGAACGCCCGCGAATACCTGGCACCATGCGTAACGCGGTGGACAGGTCGTTGACCCCCGCCAGCGTCTCACGCTCGAAGAAGTAGCCCGTGCCCTTCTTGCGCCGTTCCTCAAAGCCGGCGGAGTCCCACGCGGCGGTACGGGATGCGCGCACCACGAAGGTGCCCAGCACCGCGAGATTGCGATCGATGGTGATGTCGCGATCCACCTGCTCGCCGGGGCGCACACTCACCCCCAGGCGCTGCGGCTGAAAGCCGATCGCGCGCACCTCGAGCGTGCGAATGCCCGCCGGGACGCTGTCGATGACGAAGCGACCGGCCGCGTCGGTCACCGTGCGGCGTACGGGGCGGTCGATGCTCACCGTCACGTTGGGGAGGCCGTCGCCGGCCAGGGTAAGGATGCGTCCCGCCACGCGCGCCGGCCTGATATCGGCACGTGGTGCCACCGCACGCGGCGCCGCCGCACGCGGCGCCGCCGCACGCGGTACACTGTCACGCGCGGGGGCCACGGGATCCACCGACAGGTCGTAGCCCGCCAGCACGCGCGCGCCCAGCTGCACACGCACGTGCGCCGCGTCGTCCGCATGAGCGGCGCTCCACAGCTCCACCGGAGAAAAACGCGGCACATCGCACAGCACGAAGTGCCCGTCGGCGTCGGTACGCACCCGCGCGCGCGGTCGGGTCCCTGATCCCGCAAAGCTCGAATCGCTCGAGCGCCACGCACCGATCACCTCGACGCCCGCCAGTGGCGAATCATCGCTGGCGCGACGCACCGTTCCCAGCAGTGCCCCCGTTCCTCCCTGCCGCGTGGGTTTGCACACGGCGCCGAGGAACAACTCCGGCGTGGGGAGCCACACGGACCGCCGAGTGCTGTCCGTCACGACGAGCGGGATCGGGAGCGTCGTGACGCCGATGGAGTCGAGCACCGGATGCCGAACCAGCAGTCGCCGCGCGCCACGTGCGACGCTGTCGAGCACGAACGCGCCGTGCGCATCGGTGAGCACGGAGCCCTCGCGTCCTTCGACGGACATGAGGGCACCGCGCAACGTGTCGTTGGTGACCAGTGAATCGATGAGCACACCGCGCAGTACGGTGCGCCCCGTGAGACCCGGTGGCACCACCAGCGTGCTCCCGGTGGCATCCCATGCGGCGGCCGGTGCGCGTGAGCCGGGGGCACACGCGGTCGCCAGCGCCAGCATCCCCACCATGGCCACGGCGGTGCGAACGACGGTCATGCGACGGTCACCGGCAAGGAACGGACATGCGTGAATCGTACGGTCCGGCCGCCACGATGGCGAACGGCTACGCAAGCAATTCGGACACGAGCGCCACGCTGCGGTCGGTGGCACCACGCTCGGCCTCCACCACGGCTTTCGCCGCGCCACCGGCAATGGCGCGCGCTTCGGTATCGTGCAGCCACCGACCGAGCGCGCGCTCCAGTTCGGTCGCTCCGGCCACGGCCACGGCGCCACCCGCCGCCAGCAGCAGCCCTGCCTCGCGGCTTCCACCATGGCGCGGACCGAAAAGCACGGGGGCGCCGAAGGCGGCCGGTTCGATGGCCGAGTGCAGTCCGGCGCGATGAAAGCCACCGCCCACGTAGGCCGCCGTGGCGTGCGCATACAGATCACCAAGCACCCCCACGCGATCGACCACGATCAGATCGGCGTCGGTGTCGGCCCCCCCACGCTCCAAGTCCCCCAGGGTGACCGTCCGCATGCCGTGCGTGCGTCCCCAGGCGAGCAAAGGCGCCAGATGCGCCGCGGTGGGTTCGTGCGGGGCAATGATGAGCCGAGCCGCCGGCAGCGTCCGTCGCAGGGGCACCCAGGCCGCCATGAGCACCGCCTCATCGCTGGGCCATGTCGATCCGGCCACCAGCGTTGGCCGATCGCTGGCGGTGCAGCGCACATGGAGCGCCGCCCGGTCCACAGCCGTGGCGCGGCGCCATACCTGATCGAAGCGCGTATCGCCGGTCACCCGCACGCGGCTACGCGGCACGCCCAGGTCAGCAAGGCGCTCCGCGTTCGCCGCATCGATGGCCCCCACCAGCGAGAGCGCGGCATACGCGTCGCGCAGCAGCGCCCGGGACCAGACCGAACGCCGCCCGGAGCCTTCGGCCAGCGTGGCGCTGAGCAGGGCCACGGGAACGCCCCGGGCCACGGCACGCTCCACCAGCACCGGCCACACATCGAGCTTCACGAACACCAGCAGACGAGGCTGCAGCAGGTCCAGCAGGCGCTCCGCCCCCTGCACGCTATCGAACGGCAGGTATTCGGTGAAATCGGCGCGGACCGAGCGGGCAAACTGCTCGGCGCTGGGGGAAAAGAACGAATACGCCTGCTGCATGCCGGGGTGCGCCGTGCGCCACGCCTCGGCGACGGGGCGCGCCTGCAGCCCTTCCCCTACCGACGGGGCGTGCCACCACACCAGCGGGCGCGCCAGGTCACGTGCGCGTGTCGTCTGCGCGGCCCACCGGTCGAGCAGCCCGCGTCGGGCCCGTACCGAGCGCCAGACCTTGCCCGATGCATTGGGGGCAATGGAGGCCAGCATGTTCGCCATGCCGGTTGCTGCCTGATACCACGGACGCCACGCCGAATGCATGAGCGACGAATGGTTGTGCGCCGACTCAGCGGCCGGGGCGACCCTTGGCCGACTTCGCCATGACCAGTGCCGTATCGATGGCCTGACGGAAGTCCTGATACGGGAGCGCGCCCTTCACCAGGAACGTGCCGATGATGAACGATGGCGTGGACTGCACGCCGGCCTGCGTGGCCTGCGCGATGTCGTTGTTCACGAGGTTCGCGATGGGCGCCGACACGCGGCACTTGTCGAACGCCGGCACATCGAGCGACAGGTCGCGGGCGAGCCGGGAGAGGAGCGGCGACACATCACTCATGCCGCGCGCGGTCCCGAAGTTGTCGAAGATGCCGTCGGCATACTCCCAGAACTTCCCCTGCGCCCCGGCGCACAGCGACGCCTGCGCCTGGGCGCGCGCGTGCGGGTGGATGCTTTCGAGGGGCAGGTGGAGGTATGCGAAGCGGATCTTGCCCGGATCGATGTAATCACGCTTGAGCCGCGCCATCGACGAATCGTGCCACTGCTTGCAGTAGGGGCACTGGAAGTCGCTGATCATGACGACCCACATGGCGCTTTCCGGCCCCATGAGGCGGCTGCGATCGGCCTTCTGCATCAAGGCCATGTCGGCCAGCGAGTCGCCCCCTGCGATGACTGGCTGGGCGGCCGTGGCCGACGCCGGTTGCGCCGCCGTAGCGGTCGAGTCGGTGCCGCCGGTGCGCTGGCGGGCGGCGGCATCGGCCCGCCCGCAGGCGGCCGTGGTGCCCAGCCAGAGAAGAAGTGCTGCAGCGCGGAGAACGGGGGAGGTACGGGCCATGTCAGAAGCCTAGCGCCCCGAGCCGCGGCGCGCACGGTCCGGGGGTGAGTTGAGGCGACCCCAGGCTGGCACTTTGGCCATGACGCGGGAGTATAGTACCTCTGTGCACATGAACCGACCGAAGGGACGACCACGGTGGCTGGTGTGGCTCCTCGCCATGATGGGCGCGGCGGCGCCGCTGGGGGCGCAGCCGCCGGCGTTGCCGCAACCGGTGGGCTATGTCAACGACTTTGCCAACGTCATTCCCGACGAGGTGGAGCGGCGCCTGGTGGCGCTGGCGGAGCGGCTCAACGCCGCCACGCGCGGCGACATGGTTGTGGTCACGCTCCCCGATCTGGCCGGTCGCCCGGTGGAAGAGACGGCCCTGCGGCTGGGACGCGAGTGGAAGATCGGCGCGGACGCGCAGATCGGCGACGCGGCCCGCAACGCCGGCGTGGTCATTCTCATCGTTCCCAAGGAATCGGCGCAGGACGGCCGTGGCCGCTGCCGGATCGAGACGGGGCAGGGCGCGGAGGGGTTTCTCACCGACGCCACGGCCGGGGCGCTCTGTCGAGAGCAGGGTGATCGGTTTCGCGCCCAGGACTACGGCGGTGCCATCGAGGCCATCGCGTTTGGTGTGGCCGATCGGTACGCCGCCGCGTTCAACGTCACTCTGGACGGGCAGCCCCGGGCGCCACAGCGCTCATCGCGCAGTCGCCCCAACGGCGGCGGTTTTCCGGTGGCGCTGGTCATCATCATCGTCCTGTTCGTGCTCAGCTCCTTTGGCGGACGACGGCGACGGGGGTGCATGGGGTGCCTCCCCATCCCGATCCCGGGCCCCGTGATCTACACGGGCGGGTCGCACGGATGGGGTGGCGGCGGCTTCGGCGGCGGCGGTGGCGGCGGGTTTGGTGGCTTCGGCGGTGGTGGCGGTTTCAGCGGTGGTGGCGGTGGCTCTGACTGGTAAGGAATGGACATGGCAGCCAAGACGATGACGCTCGATGACCTGGTCGCGCAGCTGACGCACGTGCACGGCGATGCCCTGCAGGCGGTCGTGCTGTACGGCTCTGCCGCGAGTGGTGAGGACATTGCCGGCCGATCGGATCTCAACGTGCTGGCCATCGTGCACACCATGTCGCTCGCCTCGCTTCGGGCGCTTGGCCAGACGATGCGTGCCTGGCAGGAGGCGGGGCACCCCCCCGTGCTGGAGCTGACCACGGCCGAGTGGGTGTCGTCGGCCGACGTGTTTCCCATGGAGTACGCGGACATTCTCGAGCGGCATCGCGTGCTGGCCGGGTCGCTGCCGCTGGAGGGTGTCACGGTCTCCCTCTCCGACTTGCGGCTGCAGGTGGAGCAGGAGGCCATGGGCAAGCTGCTGCGGCTGCGCCGGGGCGTCATGCTGGCCGGCACCGACATCGACCGACAGCAGGAGCTGCTGCGAGCCAGCCTCAGCACGCTGCTGGTCATCTTCCGCGGTGTCATGCGCCTGCAGGGTGACGTGCCGCCGCGCGACAGCGCCCAGGTCATCGCCGCCGTGAGCGCCCGCTGCGGCTTTCCGGCGGAGCCCTTCGAACGGGTGCTGGCCTACAAGCGTGGCTCGGCGATGCCGTCCGGCGACACCGAACGCGTGCTGGAGGGGTATGTCGAGGGGATGACGGCTCTCGTGGCCTATCTCAATCGCTTCCAGCTGCCGGGGCAGACGATTATTGCCGGCCTGCTTCCGCAGTAGCTTTCCGTCGCATCCTCAACGTCATCATCCAGGAGTGTTCCGTGGCGTTCATTCGTCAGACTCGTCGTCGCGCGATGATCTTCGCGCTCACCATGCCGCTCGCGTTCGGGGCGTGCGGGTACAACAGCATTCAGGCGTACGACGAAACGGCCGCCCAGGCCAAGCAGAATATCGACGCCCAGCTGCAGCGGCGCGCTGATCTCATTCCCAATCTGGTGAACACCGTGAAGGGGTTTGCCGCGCAGGAGGAGAAGGTGCTCACCGAGGTAACACAGGCGCGCGCGGGGTTGGTGGGGGCCCTGCAGAAGCCTGGCGGTTCCGATCCGGCGGAGCTGGCTAACGCCAACGCGCAGCTCACCGGCGCCCTGGGGCGCCTGACGGTGGCCATCGAGGCCTATCCCGAGCTCAAGTCCAACGAGAACTTCCTGCGCCTGCAGGATGAGCTCACGGGGACCGAGAACCGCATTGCCGTATCGCGGACCGACTACAACAACGCGGTGCGGCAGTACAACGAGTACATCCGCAAGTTCCCCGCGGTCCTCACGGCCAAGGCCACGGGCGCCAAGGCCCGTGAGTACTTCGAAGTGACGGATGCGGCGGCACGTACGGCGCCCACGGTCGACTTCTCGAAGGACTGAATACCGGGGGGCCGCCGTCTCAGGCCGGTCTCGGGAACAGCGGCTCCCCCTTTTGCACGCGCCACCCCGCCACGTCGAGCCCCGCGAGCGTATCGACGCGCTGGTCGGCCACGTGGCCCGGCCCGCCGAGGTGCGTCCACAGCTGCTGCGTCTTGGTGGGCATGAAGGGCGCGAGCAGCACGGTCTGGGTCGCGATGCGACGAATGAGTGAGGCCAGGATGACGGCCAGCTCGTCGCGTCGCGCGGGATCCTTGGCCACGGCCCACGGCGCCGTGGCGGCGGTGTATTCGTTGGCACGCTGTGTCATGCGATACACGGCGGCGAGTCCGTCGTGCAGCAGCCAGCCGTGCTCGCCGTGCATGGCGGCATGGTACGACGCGAGGTCGGCGGCATCGGCCTCCTCCGCTGCCGGATGCGCCGCCGCAGGCACCACACCGTCACAGTACTTCTCCACCATCGCCATGGCGCGGCTCGCGAGGTTGCCGAATGCATTGGCGAGGTCGCTGGTGTAGCGCTCCTCGAAGCGCTCCCACGAGAAGTTGCCATCGCCGTCGAAGGGCACCTCGCGCAGCAGCACGTAGCGGAACGCGTCGGCACCAAAGCGATCAATGGCTTCACCCAGATCGAGCTTCACGCCGGCGCTTTTGGAGAAGCGCTCGCCACCCAGCGACACGAAGCCGTGCGCCCACACCTGCCGCGGCAGCGGCAGCCCGGCAGCGTGCAGCATGGCCGGCCAGATCACCACGTGAAAGCGCGTGATGTCCTTGCCAATGATGTGCAGGTCGGCCGGCCAGTGCTGTTCGAACCCGTCCTGGGGAAACCCGGTGGCGGTGAGGTAGTTGGGGAGCGCGTCGAACCACACGTACGTGC
This genomic interval from Gemmatimonas sp. contains the following:
- a CDS encoding carboxypeptidase regulatory-like domain-containing protein, whose protein sequence is MPSLSQWRALRAAFIAACCAIVALPMGQLAAQSGAAAAPVTGIAGVVVDSAGRTIRDAQLTVREAGKRGANARKWEARSDSVGRFRIEGIVAGTLRLEVLRDAYEPAGFDLQIANGVVAEVRLRLVEDEVWQLAKRAADSLAREDSIAAAAVRGRSGAPLLAAPAGMTADSTRATGTTEVTFSQVITASLPASTAPAGPRRPGAPSNLLTGRVLSPAGEPVARAQIQAMGTNFFTLTDSTGRFFFRDLAPGPYFVRARKVGYEPVVFTATLAAIDSIEAAVRLTPLLGVNTTRLDTMRVTAEYDRMSRRLKGFEERRATIRGLFIDREEVAMRKPQLLSDLLRGRGNITVQRNGVGDTQIFGSRLSISTGYCPLALILDGTLINTNGGRMDNFVPIDMVAAIEVYNSGTSVPGVFARPETDCGAVIVWTR
- a CDS encoding carboxypeptidase-like regulatory domain-containing protein, with the protein product MTVVRTAVAMVGMLALATACAPGSRAPAAAWDATGSTLVVPPGLTGRTVLRGVLIDSLVTNDTLRGALMSVEGREGSVLTDAHGAFVLDSVARGARRLLVRHPVLDSIGVTTLPIPLVVTDSTRRSVWLPTPELFLGAVCKPTRQGGTGALLGTVRRASDDSPLAGVEVIGAWRSSDSSFAGSGTRPRARVRTDADGHFVLCDVPRFSPVELWSAAHADDAAHVRVQLGARVLAGYDLSVDPVAPARDSVPRAAAPRAAAPRAVAPRADIRPARVAGRILTLAGDGLPNVTVSIDRPVRRTVTDAAGRFVIDSVPAGIRTLEVRAIGFQPQRLGVSVRPGEQVDRDITIDRNLAVLGTFVVRASRTAAWDSAGFEERRKKGTGYFFERETLAGVNDLSTALRMVPGIRGRSSDRSQRLVAGRGTGCFPAFVVNRVRFDAGGAIGPEAMIRAQDIRAMEVYTSRLSTPPEHQRYGDCAVIVIWLRDPQAEIEARKK
- a CDS encoding glycosyltransferase N-terminal domain-containing protein; this encodes MHSAWRPWYQAATGMANMLASIAPNASGKVWRSVRARRGLLDRWAAQTTRARDLARPLVWWHAPSVGEGLQARPVAEAWRTAHPGMQQAYSFFSPSAEQFARSVRADFTEYLPFDSVQGAERLLDLLQPRLLVFVKLDVWPVLVERAVARGVPVALLSATLAEGSGRRSVWSRALLRDAYAALSLVGAIDAANAERLADLGVPRSRVRVTGDTRFDQVWRRATAVDRAALHVRCTASDRPTLVAGSTWPSDEAVLMAAWVPLRRTLPAARLIIAPHEPTAAHLAPLLAWGRTHGMRTVTLGDLERGGADTDADLIVVDRVGVLGDLYAHATAAYVGGGFHRAGLHSAIEPAAFGAPVLFGPRHGGSREAGLLLAAGGAVAVAGATELERALGRWLHDTEARAIAGGAAKAVVEAERGATDRSVALVSELLA
- a CDS encoding DsbA family protein, producing MARTSPVLRAAALLLWLGTTAACGRADAAARQRTGGTDSTATAAQPASATAAQPVIAGGDSLADMALMQKADRSRLMGPESAMWVVMISDFQCPYCKQWHDSSMARLKRDYIDPGKIRFAYLHLPLESIHPHARAQAQASLCAGAQGKFWEYADGIFDNFGTARGMSDVSPLLSRLARDLSLDVPAFDKCRVSAPIANLVNNDIAQATQAGVQSTPSFIIGTFLVKGALPYQDFRQAIDTALVMAKSAKGRPGR
- a CDS encoding TPM domain-containing protein, with translation MNRPKGRPRWLVWLLAMMGAAAPLGAQPPALPQPVGYVNDFANVIPDEVERRLVALAERLNAATRGDMVVVTLPDLAGRPVEETALRLGREWKIGADAQIGDAARNAGVVILIVPKESAQDGRGRCRIETGQGAEGFLTDATAGALCREQGDRFRAQDYGGAIEAIAFGVADRYAAAFNVTLDGQPRAPQRSSRSRPNGGGFPVALVIIIVLFVLSSFGGRRRRGCMGCLPIPIPGPVIYTGGSHGWGGGGFGGGGGGGFGGFGGGGGFSGGGGGSDW
- a CDS encoding LemA family protein translates to MAFIRQTRRRAMIFALTMPLAFGACGYNSIQAYDETAAQAKQNIDAQLQRRADLIPNLVNTVKGFAAQEEKVLTEVTQARAGLVGALQKPGGSDPAELANANAQLTGALGRLTVAIEAYPELKSNENFLRLQDELTGTENRIAVSRTDYNNAVRQYNEYIRKFPAVLTAKATGAKAREYFEVTDAAARTAPTVDFSKD
- the metG gene encoding methionine--tRNA ligase; this encodes MPRFYLTTAIDYANGDPHLGHALEKIGADVIARYRRQCGDDVHLLIGMDEHGQKVQQTAAREGMAPQTFTDQIAARFQSMWAKLDISYDQFIRTTEAHHKAGVAALIRRIAERSPDDFYERSYTGRYCVGCEAFKQDADIDADGKCVLHPTRVLEEVEERNWFFRLSKYQEFLRDLLTTNPSFCEPESRRNEILGLLDQGLEDVSASRARLDWAVPFPLPLSNGETQGTYVWFDALPNYLTATGFPQDGFEQHWPADLHIIGKDITRFHVVIWPAMLHAAGLPLPRQVWAHGFVSLGGERFSKSAGVKLDLGEAIDRFGADAFRYVLLREVPFDGDGNFSWERFEERYTSDLANAFGNLASRAMAMVEKYCDGVVPAAAHPAAEEADAADLASYHAAMHGEHGWLLHDGLAAVYRMTQRANEYTAATAPWAVAKDPARRDELAVILASLIRRIATQTVLLAPFMPTKTQQLWTHLGGPGHVADQRVDTLAGLDVAGWRVQKGEPLFPRPA